CCGTTCGCCGTCGACGGCTCGCGGCTGTACCGCACCGGCGACCTAGCGCGCTGGAACGACGACGGGAACCTGGAGTACCTGGGCCGGGCCGACGACCAGGTCAAGATCCGGGGCTTCCGGATCGAGCTCGAGGAGATCCGCAACGTCCTGGAATCCCATCCGCAGGTGACCGGCGCCGCGGTGCTGGCCTACGACCACCCGGCCGGTGGCACCTACCTCGCCGCCTACGTCACCGGCCCGGACGATCCCGGGCTCACCGGTGCGCTGAAGGATTTCGCCCAGGCACGCCTGCCCGAGTACATGGTGCCGACGGTGTTCACCGTACTGGCAGCCTTCCCGCTCACGGTGAACGGGAAGCTGGACCGACGGGCGCTACCGGAACCGGACCTGGGCGCCCCGACCGGTGCCACGAACGGCACCGGCCGCGGGCCGGTCACCGCGACCCAGATCGCGCTGGCCAGGATCTTCGCGGAGGTCCTGAATCTCCCGGCCGACCTGTCCGTCTCGCTCGACGACGACTTCTTCCACCTGGGCGGTCACTCCCTCCTGGCCTCCCGGGTCGCCGCGCGGGCCAACGCCGTTCTGGGCACCCGCCTGAGCCTTCGCGAGATTTTCGAGGCACCGACCGTCGAAGCCCTGGCGGCTGTTGCCGAGCGTGGACTCGCCGCCAGCGGGACCCGCAATCGGGCCGGGCGCAACGCTTCTTCGGTCCCGGCCCTGAGGGAGGTCACCCGCCCGGATGATCTGCCCGCCTCCTACGGCCAGCAGGCCCTGTGGCTCAGCGAGCAGATCGACTCCTCCGGCTTCTACCGGACCGGTGAGGTTCTCCAGGTCCAGGAGACGGCGGACATCGGCGCGCTCCAGCGCGCGATCACGCGCCTTCGGGAGAGGCACGAGTCGCTGCGCACCACCTTCGTCCTGGACGAGACCGGAACGCTCCGGCAGGTGGTGCACGAGGAGATTCCCGGGTCCGAGGCCCTGCACGTCGTCACCACTACGGGCCCCTCCCTGGGCGCGTTCGTCGAGGAACTGTTCGCCGAGCCGCTGGATCCGGCCACCGGGTTCGGCCTTCGCTTCACCCTGGTGCGTTCACCGGAGCGGGAGTTGCTCATCGCGCACGGCCACCACCTGGTCACCGACGAGCAGTCCGGGCGCCCGCTCATCGACGATCTCGACGCCCTGTACCGTCAGGAACTCGGACGCTCCGCTCCCGTACGGCCCGACCTGGCGCTCCAGTACGGTGATTTCGCCACCTGGCACCGGATCGTCCTGGGTGAGCGCGATGATCCAGGATCTCGTTTCACCGCGGATCTGGCCTACTGGAAAGACGTCCTTGCGGACCTGCCGGAGCAGACGCCGCTGCCCTTCGACACGCCTCGGTCGACAACCTCGACGCGCACCCTCGGATCCGCCCGGGCCGACCTGTCAGCCCAGGAGTCAGGCGATCTGAGCGCCCTCCTGGCCGACCTGGCCGTCACCCCCCTGCAGGCGCTGATCTCCGCCTTCTCCCTGGCGTTGTGGGACGAGGGCGCCGGCCGCGCCGTTGCGGTGGGAACCCCGGTGAACCTCCGGGACGACCCGGCGCTGGCCGATCTCATCGGCTACTTCGTCAACACCGTCGTGATCCGCGCCGACATCGACGAGAGCCTGCCGTGGAAGGACCTGCTGCGCTCGTCGCGCGACCGCACGATCGCCGCCCTGGAACACAAGCTCGTGCCGTTCGAGAGTGTGGTGGAGCACCTCGCACCGCGACGTCGCCCGGGGGTCACCCCGCTCTTCCAGACCATGGCGGTGTTCTTCGACGCTCCCCCGCCGAGCACGGACGAGGCACGCCTGCTGACCCCCTACCAGGTGGACGACGAGCAGTCCGGAAACACCCCGGCCGAGGCCCTGTTCGACCTGGTAATCAGTATCGAACGGGCCCGTGACGGCCACTTCGAACTGGTCCTCGAGGGCGTGCGGGAGCTGTTTGCGCAGTCCACGATCGCCCGGGTCATCGAGCGCACGCGCTCCTTCCTGATGTGGGGCACACGGCACCCGCACCTGCCGCTCGAGCACCTCGTGCAGCTGGTTCGCGTCGGTCTCCCCCCGCAGGACCTGCTGCCGCGCGAGTCCGTCTGGACCGTGCACCTGCCGCAGTTCGTACCGGCCGACGCGCACCTGTGGCAGGCTGCTGCCGATCAGCTGGCGATGTCGTTCGGGAACGACGGCTCCCGGGGGCTGCCGGTCCTCAGCATCGACGACGCGGGCCAGGGACGGCTGGCCGCCGACGGCTCGCAGAACCCCGAATCGCTCGACACCCTGGCCGAACTCGCAGCAGGCCTGGTGGCCGGCTACCGGGACGGCACCGTCCTGCGGATCGGCCCCGCATCCGCCGACCCCTCCGCCGGGGCGCTCGGCGACCTGCCGGGCCTGCTGAACGACCCGTTCTGGAGTGACTGGGTCGACGAGGTCGCCGAGGCCGACCCGGTGACGTTGCCGGCCGGAGAGACCGTCTCGCCGATCGGGCTGGCCACGACCCACGCCCAGGTGCTCGACCCCGGATCCGGGGGCCGGGCGCGGGCCACGGTTGTCGCGGCCGTCTGCCGGGCACTCCCCCTGGACGGCGAGGGTGATCTCGTCGTAGCTCTCGAACAGCCCCGGACCTGGCAGCAGGCCGGGAGTTTCATCACGGTGATCGACGGCGAGTCGCTGTCCCGGGTCCGGACCACCACGGCGCAGGATGCCCCGGCGACGGTGGAACCGCTCCTGGACTGGAGCCCGGCCCGCGCGGACGAGTACAGCGCGCTGATCTCAGATCCGGCCCTGGCCCGGTTCTTCGACGATGTTCCGGCCGCCACGGTGCGGATCGGTGTCTTCGAGACCGACTCCCACGTGCCGTCGTCCCTGCCGGGCGACACCCCCGACGGGATCGAGGTGTCCGTACGCGTCCTGATCGCCCGTAGCGGTGGTCCCGAACGCCGGGTCATCGTCCAGGTCACGGTGGTTCCCGGAATCGCCCTCGATCCAGGCGAGATCGCCCACCGCATCGCGCACGACATCGGCCGCACCGGCGTGCCCTCGTCGGCTTCCGGCAGAAGGGCCGGGCCCAGCCTTCAGCGGGTCAGCCGACTGCCCCTGTCGGGGGCGGAGGTCGGGCGTATCCGCAAGCGCTACGGCGCCGATGCGGAGATCCTGCCGCTCTCACCGTTGCAGAGCGGACTTCTCTACCACATCCTGCGGGCTCGCGAGACCGGCGACCACAACGCCTACATCTCCCAGATCTGTTACGACCTCACGGGAACCGTCGAGGTGGAGCAGCTCGGCGAAGCGATCCGCACGGCGTTGCGCCGGCACCCGAACGTCCGAGCGGCCTTCGTCTCCGGTGCCGAGGGAGAGGTCCAGGTCATCCCGGCGCTGCGGGAGATTCCCTACCGCGTGGTGCGACGCACCGAATGGGCGCCCGCGTACGACGACCTCGCCGCCTTCCTCGACCGGGAGCGGGAAGAGCCGTTCGAGCACGAGGAGCCGCCGCTGCTGCGGTTCGCCCTGATCGAGCGCGGCGAGGGTGCCTGGAGCCTGGCGATGACGGCCGAGCACATTCTCATGGACGGCTGGTCGCTGTACGCGTTCCTGGGTGAGGTGCTCGACCTCTACACCGACCCGGGCTACGCCGACCGGGTGGCCCCGGCCTCCTTCCGCAGCTATCTCGACTGGGTCGCCGACCGCGACCCGCAGACCGCCGAGCAGGCCTGGTCGCAGTATCTGGACGATCTGGAGAGCCCTTCGATCCTCTGGCCGGCCGGCGGGGACCTCACCGCCGCCCGGGCGGACACCGGTGACCTCTACCGCGATCTGGAGCCGGCTCACGCGGTCGCGGTGTTCGCCGCGGCCCGGGCGGCGGGCACCACGGTCGGTACGGTGCTGCAGGTCGCCTGGGCGATCACCCTGGGCCGCCTGATCGGTAACGGGGACGTCGTCTTCGGTAACAACGTCTCGGGCCGGCCGCCGGAGCTGCCCGACGCCGAACGGATCATCGGGCTGCTCTTCAACACCCTGCCGTTCCGGGTGCGGCTGAACCCGTTCGAGACGGTCGAGGCGCTCCTGCGGCGGGTGCAGCACGAGCAGTCCCTCGTCGTCGAGTACTCCTACACCGCCCTGACCGATATCCAGAAGAGCGTCGGCCTGGGTACCCTGTTCGACACTCTGTTCGTGGTGCAGAACCTCGGCTTCGAGGGTGAGGACGAGAGCGGCGACTCCGACTTCGGGGTCACCGGGGACTCCTCCAACGACGCCACGCACTATCCGGTGACGTTCGCGGTGAACCCGTGGGAGTCGGACGGGGGCGCCGGGGTCGGCATCCGGTTGTCCTATCGTCGCGACGCCTTCGGCGACGAGGCGGCCGGAGACCTGCTCCGGCGGTTCATGCAGGTGCTGGCGTTCGTGGCCGGGCACCTGGCGGCACCGGTGGCCCAGGTGCCCGCCCTTCTGCCGGGTGAACACGACCAGGTGCTGGGTCACACCCCGGACGCGGTCCGGGCGGTGGAGGAGATCCCGGTCGGTGAGCTGCTGAACCGCCAGGTGCTGCGCTCGGCCGGGGAGACCGCGCTGGTGGCCGGAGACCGGAGGTACACGTTCGAGGAGTTCGCCGCCGAGGTGAACCGTTACGCACGAATGCTTCTGGGCCACGGGGTACGGCCCGAGCACCGGGTGGCGCTGCTGCTGCCGCGCGACGAACGGATGATCATCGCGATGTTCGCGGTCTTCGCCGTGGGCGCCGCCTACGTGCCGGTGGACGCCGAACACCCCGACGAGCGCATCGGTTACATGCTCGACGACACGCGTCCCACGGTCACCCTCGTCACCGATCGCGACGTGGCGCGGGTCAGTGTGGCCGGGTACGTGGTCAATCTCGACGACCCGAAGGTCACCGATCAGCTGGCCGGCCTCGACGCCGGTGCGATCACGGCGGCCGAGCGCGGTGGGGAGATCTCCCTCGATCATCTCGCCTACGTCATCTTCACCTCCGGCTCGACCGGGCGCCCCAAGGGCGTCGCGGTCGGGTACCGCGGCCTGACGAACATGTACGCCAACCACGTGGAGAAGATCTTCGACCGGGTCACCCGGCATCAGGGCGGGCGGCGGATGCGGATCGCCCACACCACGTCGTTCTCGTTCGACGCCTCCTGGGAACAGCTGTTCTGGCTGCTGAACGGGGACGAGGTGCACGTCATCGACGAGGAACTGCGCCGCGAGCCGCGCCGGCTGCTGGAGCACTACGACCGGGAGCGGATCGACGGGTTCGACGTCACCCCGTCCTACGGCCAGCTGCTCGTCGACGAAGGTCTGCTCGAGCGCGAGCGTCCCTCGGGCCGGTCGGTGTCGGCCACCGCGGCCGGGGTGGTGTTCGTTTCGCTGGGCGGTGAGGCGGTCCCGGAACGACTCTGGCAGCAGCTGCGCGAGGCGCCCGGCGTGGAGTCCTACAACCTCTACGGGCCGACCGAGTACACGATCAACGCCCTCGGCGCCGACCTGGCCGACAGCCCGACCTCGAGCGTGGGCCGGCCGATCTTCAACACCCGGGCCTACATCCTCGACGAGAACCTCCAGCCGGCGCTGCCGGGGGTGCCCGGCGAGCTGTACCTGGCCGGGGCCGGGACCGCTCGCGGCTACTGGGACCAGTCCGGTCTCACCGCCGAACGATTCGTGGCGTGCCCGTGGGAGCCCGGGCAGCGGATGTACCGCACCGGCGACCTGGCGCGCTGGAGCGCCGAGGGGAACATCGACTATCTGGGCCGCACCGACGACCAGGTGAAGATCCGCGGCTACCGGATCGAGCCGGGTGAGGTCGCGGACGTCCTGAGCGCGGACCCCCTGGTGGCGCGGGCCGCGGTGGTGGTGCGTCAGGACGAGAGTGGTTCGCCCCAGCTGTTCGGTTACGTGGTTGCCGTGGCCGGGTCAGGCCCGGACGTGGACCTGGACGCGATCCGCGCCCGGGCCCGGGAAGCTCTGCCCGACTACATGATCCCCGCCGGGATCGCCGCGGTGGCCGACATCCCGCTGACCGTGAACGGCAAGGTCGACGCCCGGGCGCTCCCGGTGATCGAGACCACCGGCACCGACTACACCGAACCGGCGACTGCGCACGAGAAGGTGGTCGCCGCGGCCGTGGCCGACCTGGTCGGGGCCACCCGGATCTCGGCGAGCGCGAACTTCTTCGATGTGGGCGGCAATTCGCTGCTGGCCATGCGGTTGATCGCCCGGTTGCACCGGGACACCGGGCGCGACCTGATGGTCAAGGATGTCTTCGCCCGGCAGACCGTCAGGGAGCTGGCGGGTCTGCTGTCCGAGGGCCAGGGCGGCGAGATCGACGTGGCTTCGGCGATTCTCGTTCCGTTGCGGGAGCCGGTGCAGGGACGGGTCCTGTTCTGCATCCACGAGTACAACGGCTTCGCCAGCATCTATTCCCGCCTGCTGCCGGGCGTTCCTGCGCGGTGGGGGGTCTACGGCCTGCAGGATCCGGTGCATGGCGGCAGTGATGTCGTC
This genomic interval from Kineosporia sp. NBRC 101731 contains the following:
- a CDS encoding non-ribosomal peptide synthetase, with product MTNGSVRLVPAQLGVWAAEEVSPQADAFLISQVVWLDGVVDVALLQQALAVAGAEADVLRLRLHGGSGGDPVLAPGGDMPWVRVSDIASSDDAIRAGALARCRGLAGQEERFTAGSVLHPRTAGGWAWEFFVHHVFLDAYGLGLFTRRVAEVYSALAERTTVPERWFGVYADLVDALDAGTGDSADFWRKRLAQAEDGSGARGGTSAGTQGNARFFLTDARAGLVLEDDVTAALDRLARSARVSWSDVVLAAWGLFTAARQGRDLFAVRLPQMNRQGPAALRTPAMLVGSVPVVLRVDPAQSVAQFVSRVRGEARELVRHGVAAEEELARLWPAGVEEYYALPQLNFKAFDYRYSFAQVTGRQETIANGPVGHWDMMVYRDAVHGFRFDLASSDPALTSGAVPEFLSDFIVFLTRLATADPGQRVSSLRVLPERDQVDLAQWRSGPTVEVPAHNLDDLVQAQARATAAGTALVDEDGHGLSYAEFDHQVNALAQVMVERGVRTGDRVAVLLPRTTRLVVTLAAVLRAGAAYVPIDPEYPVDRVIAILQDATPTLLVTDTAHAARAAGSRTPEHDVSVLVLDADSAMASAGDVSAPSRDRPVTGADTAYVIFTSGTTGRPKGVSVNHRAIINRLVWMRDAYAVGPGDRVLQKTPDAFDVSVWEFFLPLITGATLVVARDGGHKDPVYLAQVIEQHQVTIAHFVPSMLTAFLTSDPDPARLSSLRQIFFSGEALPATAATQAHTLFTTADLHNLYGPTEAAVDVTAHPVEPTNLTGTVVVPIGRPVQNTTTLVLDTWLRPVAPGVIGELYLGGVQIADGYLNQSALSAQRFVADPFAADGSRLYRTGDLVRWNHHGHLEYLGRSDDQIKIRGFRIELDEIRNALETHPDITAAAVLAHHHPAGGTYLAAYLTTDTSDENDAAQTSVTDAQDASLPERARQHVAAILPDYMVPTVLTVLDTLPTTPNGKLDRRALPTPNLTTTTGKAPTSTTETLLADIFTDVLHLPTDTPLSVEDDFFLLGGHSLLATRVVARANAVLGTALTLREVFEASSVQALAAVVDRYLADVEGGTPRVGQVPRPAVLPVSYGQQSLWLIEQLGGPGGRYVVPMVLRLSGDVDPDPLMHALRDVIIRHEALRTVIVENEGRLSQRILSPEQAITRLSVLTADLSGDSQHSPGATVDAWVAGVVQREFDLGRDVPIRAGLLRVDAEEWVLVLAVHHHAVDDWSFPSLLGDLSLAYRSRSGGQAPHWAPLPVQYADYAVWQRAALGDAEDPRSRLGTDLAYWRAVLAEAPQESTITLDRPRPVDPTHHGVDLTFTVGEATVQRLRQVAADQGVTMFMIAHAATAVAASVLGAGNDVVIGSPIGGRTQDGLEDLVGYFVNTLPLRHRLDPRHTLPDLLQATKVTVLEGFAHQEAPFEEIARVAGVERAANRNPLFQIMLTHTVGTAGHGLDLPGVRVAPGHQTLAAVKTDLDLYLEDDSLQFRGLLTYATDVLDPASAERFVRTLTAVLDAIAQENSGPETVLADLHLLTGADLARLRTWSAGPHADPPHPTLDAWLHTQAITHASRTALIDTPTGERLSYRDLDTRANALAHLLIDRGVQVGDRVAVLLPRSPEQVVTLTAVLRAGAAYVPIDPGHPHHRITAILRDAAPALLVTTGATHTEVTEVADRVLLLDSEATRTTLAAERGLPELSRPLTGQDTAYVTFTSGTTGRPKGVALSHRALVNRLHWGNRTLALGTTSVALSKTGLGFIDACTELFGPLTAAATTVVVPDPDARDSTALTEAVHQHGATHLLSIPSLTEVLLDHATSTPQTAAALAGLRHWTSSGETLTPHLLTAMTRATPATTIHNFYGSTEITGDATCAALSPTDGHRNVIGRPVANMSVAVLDSWLRPVAPGVMGELYLGGVQVADGYLGQPGLSAQRFVADPFAVDGSRLYRTGDLARWNDDGNLEYLGRADDQVKIRGFRIELEEIRNVLESHPQVTGAAVLAYDHPAGGTYLAAYVTGPDDPGLTGALKDFAQARLPEYMVPTVFTVLAAFPLTVNGKLDRRALPEPDLGAPTGATNGTGRGPVTATQIALARIFAEVLNLPADLSVSLDDDFFHLGGHSLLASRVAARANAVLGTRLSLREIFEAPTVEALAAVAERGLAASGTRNRAGRNASSVPALREVTRPDDLPASYGQQALWLSEQIDSSGFYRTGEVLQVQETADIGALQRAITRLRERHESLRTTFVLDETGTLRQVVHEEIPGSEALHVVTTTGPSLGAFVEELFAEPLDPATGFGLRFTLVRSPERELLIAHGHHLVTDEQSGRPLIDDLDALYRQELGRSAPVRPDLALQYGDFATWHRIVLGERDDPGSRFTADLAYWKDVLADLPEQTPLPFDTPRSTTSTRTLGSARADLSAQESGDLSALLADLAVTPLQALISAFSLALWDEGAGRAVAVGTPVNLRDDPALADLIGYFVNTVVIRADIDESLPWKDLLRSSRDRTIAALEHKLVPFESVVEHLAPRRRPGVTPLFQTMAVFFDAPPPSTDEARLLTPYQVDDEQSGNTPAEALFDLVISIERARDGHFELVLEGVRELFAQSTIARVIERTRSFLMWGTRHPHLPLEHLVQLVRVGLPPQDLLPRESVWTVHLPQFVPADAHLWQAAADQLAMSFGNDGSRGLPVLSIDDAGQGRLAADGSQNPESLDTLAELAAGLVAGYRDGTVLRIGPASADPSAGALGDLPGLLNDPFWSDWVDEVAEADPVTLPAGETVSPIGLATTHAQVLDPGSGGRARATVVAAVCRALPLDGEGDLVVALEQPRTWQQAGSFITVIDGESLSRVRTTTAQDAPATVEPLLDWSPARADEYSALISDPALARFFDDVPAATVRIGVFETDSHVPSSLPGDTPDGIEVSVRVLIARSGGPERRVIVQVTVVPGIALDPGEIAHRIAHDIGRTGVPSSASGRRAGPSLQRVSRLPLSGAEVGRIRKRYGADAEILPLSPLQSGLLYHILRARETGDHNAYISQICYDLTGTVEVEQLGEAIRTALRRHPNVRAAFVSGAEGEVQVIPALREIPYRVVRRTEWAPAYDDLAAFLDREREEPFEHEEPPLLRFALIERGEGAWSLAMTAEHILMDGWSLYAFLGEVLDLYTDPGYADRVAPASFRSYLDWVADRDPQTAEQAWSQYLDDLESPSILWPAGGDLTAARADTGDLYRDLEPAHAVAVFAAARAAGTTVGTVLQVAWAITLGRLIGNGDVVFGNNVSGRPPELPDAERIIGLLFNTLPFRVRLNPFETVEALLRRVQHEQSLVVEYSYTALTDIQKSVGLGTLFDTLFVVQNLGFEGEDESGDSDFGVTGDSSNDATHYPVTFAVNPWESDGGAGVGIRLSYRRDAFGDEAAGDLLRRFMQVLAFVAGHLAAPVAQVPALLPGEHDQVLGHTPDAVRAVEEIPVGELLNRQVLRSAGETALVAGDRRYTFEEFAAEVNRYARMLLGHGVRPEHRVALLLPRDERMIIAMFAVFAVGAAYVPVDAEHPDERIGYMLDDTRPTVTLVTDRDVARVSVAGYVVNLDDPKVTDQLAGLDAGAITAAERGGEISLDHLAYVIFTSGSTGRPKGVAVGYRGLTNMYANHVEKIFDRVTRHQGGRRMRIAHTTSFSFDASWEQLFWLLNGDEVHVIDEELRREPRRLLEHYDRERIDGFDVTPSYGQLLVDEGLLERERPSGRSVSATAAGVVFVSLGGEAVPERLWQQLREAPGVESYNLYGPTEYTINALGADLADSPTSSVGRPIFNTRAYILDENLQPALPGVPGELYLAGAGTARGYWDQSGLTAERFVACPWEPGQRMYRTGDLARWSAEGNIDYLGRTDDQVKIRGYRIEPGEVADVLSADPLVARAAVVVRQDESGSPQLFGYVVAVAGSGPDVDLDAIRARAREALPDYMIPAGIAAVADIPLTVNGKVDARALPVIETTGTDYTEPATAHEKVVAAAVADLVGATRISASANFFDVGGNSLLAMRLIARLHRDTGRDLMVKDVFARQTVRELAGLLSEGQGGEIDVASAILVPLREPVQGRVLFCIHEYNGFASIYSRLLPGVPARWGVYGLQDPVHGGSDVVISDFAHLVALYVDAIVSVQPSGPYDVLGWSYGGHIAFGVAQELRRRGLEVATLTVVDAIPTAEGPLRDDENILPAGASPERIVNDPALHEEFLKRFLAREARALQLEDDELDDLGAQQKRAWAISGMRSESMTTRPTAGVFEGPALLVAATEDRPELGYGEKLEGMWRPFLPQARRVDVDATHRALLDEGVLERWLPAAREFLLTAPLAPDQTSEKETK